A genomic window from Micromonospora sp. WMMA1947 includes:
- a CDS encoding glycine--tRNA ligase, whose translation MPADRIDAVTSLAKRRGFVFPSSEIYGGTRSAWDYGPLGVELKENVRRQWWRTMVQQRDDVVGLDSAVILARKVWEASGHIAEFVDPLTECQSCHKRFRADHLEEAYEAKHGKPLTSLTELNCPNCGNKGTFTEPKMFNGLMKTYLGPVESDEGMHYLRPETAQGIFVNYKNVETVARKKPPFGIAQTGKSFRNEITPGNFIFRTREFEQMEMEFFVEPGTDEQWHEYWLQERWNWYLDLGLSEENLRFYEHPKEKLSHYSKRTVDIEYRFRFGGSEFAELEGIANRTDFDLSTHSKHSGVDLSYFDQGKGERWMPYVIEPAAGLTRAVLAFLLEAYDEDEAPNTKGGVDKRTVMRFDPRLAPVKVAVLPLSRNEALSPKAKQLATDLRKRWVVEFDDSQAIGRRYRRQDEIGTPFCVTVDFDTLDDNAVTVRNRDTMAQERVSLDQVERYLIERLPGC comes from the coding sequence ATGCCAGCCGACCGTATCGACGCCGTCACCAGCCTCGCCAAGCGCCGGGGCTTCGTCTTTCCCTCCAGCGAGATCTACGGGGGCACCCGGTCGGCGTGGGACTACGGTCCGCTCGGCGTCGAGCTGAAGGAGAACGTCCGCCGGCAGTGGTGGCGGACCATGGTGCAGCAGCGCGACGACGTCGTCGGCCTCGACTCGGCGGTCATCCTGGCCCGCAAGGTCTGGGAGGCCAGCGGCCACATCGCCGAGTTCGTCGACCCGCTCACCGAGTGCCAGTCCTGCCACAAGCGGTTCCGGGCCGACCACCTGGAAGAGGCGTACGAGGCCAAGCACGGCAAGCCGCTGACCTCGCTGACGGAGCTGAACTGCCCCAACTGCGGCAACAAGGGCACCTTCACCGAGCCGAAGATGTTCAACGGCCTGATGAAGACCTACCTGGGCCCGGTGGAGAGCGACGAGGGCATGCACTACCTGCGCCCGGAGACCGCCCAGGGCATCTTCGTCAACTACAAGAACGTGGAGACGGTCGCCCGCAAGAAGCCGCCGTTCGGCATCGCGCAGACCGGCAAGTCGTTCCGCAACGAGATCACCCCCGGCAACTTCATCTTCCGGACCCGCGAGTTCGAGCAGATGGAGATGGAGTTCTTCGTCGAGCCCGGCACCGACGAGCAGTGGCACGAGTACTGGCTTCAGGAGCGCTGGAACTGGTACCTCGACCTGGGCCTGTCCGAGGAGAACCTGCGCTTCTACGAGCACCCCAAGGAGAAGCTCTCCCACTACTCGAAGCGCACCGTCGACATCGAGTACCGGTTCCGGTTCGGCGGCAGCGAGTTCGCCGAGCTGGAGGGCATCGCCAACCGCACCGACTTCGACCTGTCCACGCACAGCAAGCACTCCGGCGTCGACCTGTCGTACTTCGACCAGGGCAAGGGCGAGCGCTGGATGCCGTACGTGATCGAGCCCGCCGCCGGTCTCACCCGCGCGGTGCTGGCGTTCCTGCTCGAGGCGTACGACGAGGACGAGGCGCCGAACACCAAGGGCGGCGTGGACAAGCGCACCGTCATGCGCTTCGACCCGCGGCTGGCCCCGGTCAAGGTCGCCGTGCTGCCGCTGTCGCGCAACGAGGCGCTGTCGCCGAAGGCCAAGCAGCTCGCCACCGACCTGCGCAAGCGCTGGGTGGTCGAGTTCGACGACTCGCAGGCGATCGGCCGCCGCTACCGCCGGCAGGACGAGATCGGCACGCCGTTCTGCGTCACAGTCGACTTCGACACGCTCGACGACAACGCGGTGACGGTCCGGAACCGGGACACCATGGCCCAGGAGCGCGTCTCGCTGGACCAGGTCGAGCGCTACCTGATCGAGCGCCTCCCCGGCTGCTGA
- a CDS encoding type IV toxin-antitoxin system AbiEi family antitoxin domain-containing protein, whose product MPEQPRELSDLAERQQQIVTRTQLLGVGFDDMYLYRQTRRGLWQRVLPATYALVTGTLTDEQRRISAALYAGADAQLTGLAALTWYGFRYSPRTADVHLILPHHVRRRSAGHAVIARALELDPRARRTALYPVCSPARAVVDAARDLRRLRPVRATVAEAVQRGFTDLDSLDAEIRRARRSRTALIRKAFAEITDGVRSAPETELRECLGGSGVLGEILWNPRLSAADGTRLPTPDGYLADCAVALEVDSREYHLSPDDWARTLDRHNELSRHGVLILHFTPAQIRREPGRVRRTVEDAYAARRGLGAATGVRVESISPGDGC is encoded by the coding sequence ATGCCCGAACAACCACGCGAGCTCAGCGACCTGGCGGAACGCCAGCAGCAGATCGTCACGCGGACCCAGCTGCTCGGCGTCGGATTCGACGACATGTACCTGTACCGGCAGACCCGGCGCGGCCTGTGGCAGCGGGTCCTGCCGGCGACGTACGCGCTCGTCACCGGCACCCTCACCGACGAGCAGCGACGCATCTCGGCGGCGCTCTACGCGGGCGCCGACGCGCAGCTCACCGGCCTGGCCGCCCTGACCTGGTACGGGTTCCGGTACAGCCCGCGCACCGCTGACGTACACCTGATCCTGCCGCACCACGTGCGGCGCCGATCGGCCGGTCACGCGGTGATCGCGCGGGCCCTGGAGCTTGATCCGCGGGCCCGGCGGACCGCGCTGTACCCGGTGTGCTCGCCCGCCCGGGCGGTCGTGGACGCCGCCCGCGACCTGCGCCGGCTGCGGCCGGTACGGGCGACGGTGGCCGAGGCCGTGCAGCGCGGTTTCACCGACCTGGACAGCCTGGACGCGGAGATCCGCCGGGCCCGGCGAAGCCGCACCGCCCTGATCCGGAAGGCGTTCGCCGAGATCACCGACGGGGTCCGCTCGGCGCCCGAGACGGAGCTGCGGGAGTGCCTGGGCGGCAGCGGTGTGCTCGGCGAGATCCTGTGGAACCCGCGGCTGTCGGCGGCCGACGGCACCCGCCTGCCGACGCCGGACGGCTACCTCGCCGACTGCGCGGTGGCGTTGGAGGTCGACTCGCGGGAGTACCACCTCAGCCCGGACGACTGGGCGCGGACGCTGGACCGGCACAACGAGCTGAGCCGGCACGGGGTGCTCATCCTGCACTTCACGCCGGCACAGATCCGCCGGGAACCGGGCCGCGTGCGGCGCACGGTGGAGGACGCGTACGCGGCCCGGCGCGGGCTGGGCGCCGCGACCGGCGTACGGGTGGAGTCGATCTCCCCCGGCGACGGGTGTTAA
- the dusB gene encoding tRNA dihydrouridine synthase DusB yields the protein MTAPTLPALTIGPHRVWPPVVLAPMAGITNVGFRRLCREQGGGIYVCEMITTRALVERNPKTLRMIAFGAEEQPRSLQLYGTDPEITAAAVRIVVERDLADHIDLNFGCPVPKVTRKGGGSALPWRRRLFARLVRAAVDAASPAGVPVTVKMRKGIDDDHLTYVEAGLAAQDAGVAAVALHGRTAAQRYSGNADWDAIATLKAALDVPVLGNGDIWEADDALRMVAHTGVDGVVIGRGCLGRPWLFADLEAAFNGSAERRLPSLGEVAVTMRRHAELLVEQFVAGARNPARGERDGCTDFRKHVAWYLKGFPIGSELRRSLAMIESLAQLDDLLGKLDPAVPFPVENLGQPRGRTNSPGKVFLPDGWLASRDDDTPPDGAELEDSGG from the coding sequence GTGACTGCCCCGACCCTGCCCGCGTTGACCATCGGCCCGCACCGGGTGTGGCCGCCGGTGGTGCTCGCGCCGATGGCCGGGATCACCAACGTCGGCTTCCGCCGGCTCTGCCGTGAGCAGGGCGGCGGCATCTACGTCTGCGAGATGATCACCACCCGTGCGCTCGTCGAGCGGAACCCGAAGACGCTGCGCATGATCGCCTTCGGCGCCGAGGAGCAGCCCCGCAGCCTCCAGCTCTACGGCACCGACCCGGAGATCACCGCCGCGGCCGTACGGATCGTGGTCGAGCGCGACCTTGCCGACCACATCGACCTCAACTTCGGCTGCCCCGTGCCCAAGGTGACCCGCAAGGGCGGCGGCTCGGCCCTGCCGTGGCGCCGCCGGCTGTTCGCCCGGCTGGTCAGGGCCGCGGTGGACGCCGCGTCACCCGCCGGGGTGCCGGTCACCGTCAAGATGCGCAAGGGCATCGACGACGACCACCTGACGTACGTCGAGGCGGGGCTGGCCGCCCAGGACGCGGGCGTCGCGGCGGTCGCCCTGCACGGGCGTACGGCCGCGCAGCGCTACTCCGGCAACGCCGACTGGGACGCGATCGCCACGCTCAAGGCGGCGCTCGACGTGCCGGTGCTCGGCAACGGCGACATCTGGGAGGCCGACGACGCGCTGCGGATGGTCGCGCACACCGGCGTCGACGGTGTGGTGATCGGGCGTGGCTGCCTGGGCCGTCCGTGGCTGTTCGCCGACCTGGAGGCCGCGTTCAACGGGAGCGCCGAGCGGCGGCTGCCGAGCCTCGGCGAGGTGGCGGTGACCATGCGCCGGCACGCCGAGCTGCTCGTGGAGCAGTTCGTGGCGGGCGCGCGCAACCCGGCCCGGGGCGAGCGGGACGGCTGCACCGACTTCCGCAAGCACGTCGCCTGGTACCTCAAGGGCTTCCCGATCGGCAGCGAGCTGCGCCGCTCGCTCGCCATGATCGAGAGCCTGGCGCAGCTCGACGACCTGCTCGGCAAGCTCGACCCGGCCGTACCGTTCCCGGTGGAGAACCTCGGCCAGCCGCGCGGCCGCACCAACTCCCCGGGCAAGGTGTTCCTGCCCGACGGCTGGCTGGCCAGCCGCGACGACGACACCCCGCCGGACGGCGCCGAGCTGGAGGACTCCGGCGGCTGA
- a CDS encoding C39 family peptidase, whose translation MATTLLRKTVLTAAGVVATAGGIAGPAIAAQATPAERAAAQVTTDRKGHGERELDVRYEAQPNFYFCGPAAARNALSVQGKNIDVHAMAEEMGTTEAGTNSINDITPVLNKETGKDVYKSTEIPMDKARDRDKVDKLRADVVKTVDDGRAVVANIAGTATDTDGTTHSFEGGHYISVVGYRDGGKVVTIADSANPNQASYRMDVDELARWIASRGYSS comes from the coding sequence ATGGCTACCACTCTGCTGCGCAAGACCGTTCTGACCGCTGCTGGTGTCGTCGCCACCGCCGGTGGCATCGCCGGCCCCGCCATCGCCGCCCAGGCCACTCCGGCCGAGCGCGCCGCCGCCCAGGTCACCACCGACCGCAAGGGCCACGGCGAGCGGGAACTCGACGTGCGCTACGAGGCGCAGCCGAACTTCTACTTCTGCGGCCCCGCCGCCGCCCGCAACGCCCTGAGCGTGCAGGGCAAGAACATCGACGTGCACGCCATGGCCGAGGAAATGGGCACCACTGAAGCCGGCACCAACTCCATCAACGACATCACCCCCGTCCTGAACAAGGAGACCGGTAAGGACGTCTACAAGTCCACCGAGATCCCCATGGACAAGGCCCGCGACCGCGACAAGGTCGACAAGCTGCGCGCCGACGTGGTCAAGACGGTGGACGACGGCCGTGCCGTGGTGGCCAACATCGCCGGCACCGCCACCGACACCGACGGCACCACCCACTCCTTCGAGGGTGGCCACTACATCAGCGTGGTCGGCTACCGCGACGGCGGGAAGGTCGTGACGATCGCCGACTCGGCGAACCCGAACCAGGCCTCCTACCGCATGGACGTCGACGAGCTCGCCCGCTGGATCGCCAGCCGCGGCTACAGCTCCTGA
- a CDS encoding beta-N-acetylhexosaminidase: MPGVTPADGLPGVATSPAELARVAAGRAAGALAGPAPVRLGDVVPAPEQVRPDPAGDFTLNADAVLRVSPAGRDVAEQLAGWLRPATGFPLPVADTPEGDPLTLTLSPADSEGDLLTFPLSAADTSAVASGPASTGRAAADVAGGEPSGPTARTAAPDDAGLGDEGYRLDVTADGVRITAATPAGLFHGAQTLRQLLPAPIENPTAVAVRWAVPGGTIVDRPRFPYRGAMLDVARHFFPVGDVLRVIDHLARYKLNHLHLHLTDDQGWRIAVDSWPRLAEVGGATAVGGGPGGWYTRDDYRRIVTYAARRHVTVVPEIDLPGHTNAALVAYPELAPGKVAPPPYTGTEVGFSYVDPADERTYAFVADVVGEVAALTPGPWLHLGGDEAFKVPADSYRAFVARAQRLVAATGKTVVGWHQLAPAEHVDGRVLQWWGTNGDDPETADAVRRGARLILSPGNHAYLDMKYAPDTPIGHDWAGLIDVRRAYEWDPATHVRAVPAEAVLGVEAPLWTESVTTVAEIEFMLFPRLPAVAELGWSPRETHDWSRFRSRLAGHGPRWATAGITFHPSPDIPWPPTAAQIPTQPTPIPTTP, translated from the coding sequence CTGCCGGGTGTGACGCCCGCCGACGGCCTGCCGGGTGTGGCGACGTCCCCCGCCGAGCTGGCCCGGGTCGCCGCGGGCCGGGCCGCCGGGGCGCTCGCCGGACCGGCGCCGGTCCGGCTCGGCGACGTGGTGCCGGCGCCCGAACAGGTACGCCCCGACCCGGCCGGCGACTTCACGCTGAACGCCGACGCGGTACTGCGGGTCAGCCCCGCCGGGCGGGACGTGGCCGAACAGCTCGCCGGCTGGCTGCGCCCGGCCACCGGCTTCCCGCTCCCGGTCGCCGACACCCCCGAGGGCGACCCGCTGACGCTCACGCTGTCCCCGGCGGACAGCGAGGGCGACCTGCTGACGTTCCCGCTGTCCGCGGCGGACACGAGCGCGGTCGCGAGCGGGCCGGCGTCCACGGGCCGGGCGGCGGCGGACGTCGCGGGCGGTGAGCCGTCCGGCCCGACGGCCCGCACCGCTGCGCCGGACGACGCCGGGCTCGGGGACGAGGGCTACCGCCTCGACGTGACCGCCGACGGCGTCCGGATCACCGCGGCCACCCCGGCCGGCCTGTTCCACGGCGCGCAGACGCTGCGGCAGCTGCTACCCGCGCCGATCGAGAACCCGACCGCTGTCGCGGTGCGCTGGGCGGTGCCCGGCGGCACGATCGTCGACCGGCCCCGCTTCCCCTACCGGGGCGCCATGCTCGACGTCGCCCGCCACTTCTTCCCGGTCGGGGACGTGCTGCGGGTGATCGATCACCTGGCCCGCTACAAGCTCAACCACCTGCACCTGCACCTCACCGACGACCAGGGCTGGCGGATCGCCGTCGACTCCTGGCCCCGGCTCGCCGAGGTCGGCGGGGCGACAGCTGTCGGCGGCGGCCCCGGCGGCTGGTACACCCGCGACGACTACCGCCGCATCGTCACGTACGCCGCCCGCCGACACGTCACGGTGGTGCCCGAGATCGACCTGCCGGGCCACACCAACGCGGCGCTGGTCGCGTACCCCGAACTGGCGCCCGGCAAGGTCGCGCCGCCGCCGTACACCGGCACCGAGGTCGGGTTCAGCTACGTCGACCCCGCCGACGAGCGGACGTACGCCTTCGTCGCGGACGTCGTCGGTGAGGTGGCCGCGCTGACGCCCGGACCGTGGCTGCACCTGGGCGGCGACGAGGCGTTCAAGGTGCCGGCCGACAGCTACCGCGCGTTCGTGGCGCGGGCCCAGCGCCTGGTCGCCGCCACCGGCAAGACCGTCGTCGGCTGGCACCAGCTCGCCCCGGCCGAACACGTCGACGGGCGCGTCCTGCAGTGGTGGGGCACGAACGGCGACGACCCGGAGACCGCCGACGCGGTACGCCGGGGCGCCCGGCTCATCCTCTCCCCCGGCAACCACGCGTACCTGGACATGAAGTACGCCCCGGACACCCCGATCGGACACGACTGGGCGGGCCTGATCGACGTCCGCCGGGCGTACGAGTGGGACCCGGCCACTCACGTGCGGGCCGTACCGGCCGAGGCCGTGCTGGGCGTGGAGGCGCCGCTGTGGACCGAGTCGGTCACCACGGTGGCCGAGATCGAGTTCATGCTCTTCCCGCGCCTGCCCGCCGTCGCCGAGCTGGGCTGGTCACCGCGCGAGACGCACGACTGGTCCCGGTTCCGCAGCCGGCTCGCCGGCCACGGCCCGCGCTGGGCCACCGCCGGCATCACCTTCCACCCCTCCCCCGACATCCCCTGGCCCCCCACCGCAGCCCAGATCCCCACCCAGCCCACCCCCATCCCCACGACCCCCTGA